One Microbacterium keratanolyticum DNA window includes the following coding sequences:
- the coaD gene encoding pantetheine-phosphate adenylyltransferase → MSNRIAVVPGSFDPPTLGHLDVIRRAARLYDELHVLVVHNPGKEAMLPIAQRLSLLEQSIDEDGIGGNIIIGSWSMGLLVDYARDVNAGVLVKGIRSQIDVAYETPMAIVNRHLADIETVFLLPDPGHALVSSSLVRQVASLGGDVSPFVPPAVATFLDTGARGL, encoded by the coding sequence ATGAGCAACCGGATCGCCGTTGTCCCGGGTTCCTTCGACCCCCCGACGCTGGGTCATCTCGACGTGATTCGTCGCGCCGCCCGCCTCTACGACGAGCTGCACGTGCTCGTCGTGCACAACCCGGGCAAGGAGGCGATGCTTCCGATCGCGCAACGACTCTCGCTCCTGGAGCAGTCGATCGACGAAGACGGCATCGGCGGCAACATCATCATCGGCTCGTGGAGCATGGGACTGCTCGTCGACTATGCGCGTGACGTCAACGCAGGAGTGCTCGTCAAGGGCATCCGCTCCCAGATCGATGTGGCCTACGAGACGCCGATGGCGATCGTGAACCGCCACCTCGCCGACATCGAGACGGTGTTCCTGCTGCCCGACCCGGGGCACGCGCTGGTCTCGAGCTCCCTCGTGCGTCAGGTGGCCTCGCTGGGCGGCGATGTCTCGCCGTTCGTTCCGCCGGCAGTGGCCACGTTCCTCGACACCGGAGCCCGCGGACTCTGA